The Vibrio crassostreae genomic interval AAAAGGGATTCATTGAGTCGTTCCCAAAACGTGGTGTGTTTAGCGTTGCAGTCAACGAAACGACCAACCAGTTACTTGGTTTTCAGAATGTCGAACCATTTGCTACTTACACTAAGGCCTTTGACCACGTTGGTATTATTGGCACTTATGTTGATGCAAATAGCCGTGGGCAAGGCGTTGCAAAACAGTTGTTTGATTACACATTTAAAGCAGCCAAAGCGAAAGGTTACGAAAAGCTATTCGCCTATGTAAGAGCAGACAACGAGCGCGCGTTAGCGGTATACCTTAAGCAAGGTTTTGAAATCGTCGGAACGGCTAAGAAACACGGTAAGATTGGCGACCAGTACTTTGACGAGATCCTTATCGAGAAGTTTTTATAGGCTCGCTTAAACACTAGAGAACTCATCGTATGCAGGAGGCAAGATGACAAAGCTAATCGAATTAACAGAAATAGTCCTATTCGACTGGGGCAATACGCTGATGGTCGATTTCCCAGACGCACAAGGGAAGATGTGTGACTGGGAAACCGTACAAGAAGTGAGTGGTGCTCGCGCATTACTGGCTGAACTATCGAAAACTCACCAAGTTTATGTTGCTACCAATGCCGGTGACTCCAGTAAAGACGACATCATTCGTGCCTTTGAGCGCGTTGGCCTATCTCAATATATCTTGGGTTACTTTTGTAAGGCGAGCATTGGCTTTTCTAAGTTCGAGTCGGGGTTCTATCCTGCCATTATTTCTAAGCTCGGTGTTGCACCACAAGACATCACCATGGTTGGCGACACCTTAGAAAAAGACATTTACCCAGCACTTGAAGCGGGTTTGCAAGCGGTGTGGTTGAACACGGAAGGAGTTGAGGTTAAGTCACAGCATCCACGTATCGTGCAAGTTAAAAGCCTAAGCGAACTGTTGGAGAAGCGCGATTAATTCTCTGATATTAAGTTCAGATAAAGCGCTTGTCTGTTTTGACGCCAATCTCTCATCTCTTTGCTGTCTAATCCTCTAAGCTAAGTCTAGTTTCCACTATGAGGGCTAGGTTATGAGTATCGAACGTCACGGAATATCGGTTGGAATTGAACGTGTTAGCGGTGAAACCATTGTTGTGTTCAAAGCGAAAGGCAAACTCACACACGATGACTATCAAGCAATGATGCCAATTCTAAAAACCACGCTAGAAGAGCTCGATTCATCTAAACTCAAGATGCTGGTCGATATCTCCACCTTAACGGGTTGGGAGTTACGTGCTGCTTGGGATGATTTCAAACTGGGATTAGAGCTCAATTCGAAGATAGACAAAATCGCGATTTATGGTGATAAAAGCTGGCAAGAATTCGCTTCAAAAGTAGGGAGCTGGTTTGTGTCTGGTGAGATTAAGTCATTCGAAGACCATGCCTCTGCGCTTAAGTGGTTAGTCGATTGATTCTATCTACGAACAACTAGAAAGCAATCCGTAAACAACGCCAATGACAGTTGACGAGCATTGTCTCGAACGCTGTCATTTTTCGGTTTGGCAATGATATTTCCTATTCGATTCAATAGAGTATATTCATTGCAGCGTGTAACATACCCAGGCTTTGTTTGGTCGCGACTAATGGTGTGGCTAGATTCAGTAATAACGAGAACTAAAACAGAAATAAGGTCTAACGACATGCATAAGGTAATTGATAAGCTGGCTTGGATATTCATCAAAGACGGCAAGCTGTTGATGGTGAGATCCAAAGGCAAAGAACTGTTCTACCTACCGGGTGGTAAGCGTGAAGCTGGCGAAAGTGATGAACAAGCACTGCTTCGCGAAATCAAAGAAGAGATCTCAGTTGACTTAGTGCCTGATTCCATCAAATACATCGAGACGTTTACAGGACAAGCTGATGGCAAAGCGGAAGGCGTATCGGTGCAATTGACTTGTTACCTTGCTGATTATACGGGCGAACTGTCTCCAGATGCTGAAATCGAAGAGCTTAAGTTTATTGATGGCAACGATAGAGCGGTATGTTCATTGGCAGCACTGGTTGCGCTTGATTGGTTAGAAGCGAACCAGTATTTGGCTTAAGGTTTTAGCTGCTATTAGCTGTATTATTACATATTAGTTAATGCTGAAGATTGATCTTCAAAAGATCATCGATTACGAATAGCTTGAAGGGCGGCTGTCTTTCATCAGCAGGTCGAGTTTTCTTTGGGCTTTCTTCGTGTCTTGTAAATCCACCACCTCAATCATTTCACACTCATCTCGTACCATCTCATTAATTCGGCTTGGGTAGTGTCGGCAATCTTCTGGTCGGTCTAAGTAAATACTGCATGTGTACTTGGCTTGAGCCATGGTGTCTTTCGTCGGAACCAGTTCCAGAAAAGGGCAGCGAGATAAACGTTCGCCAGATTCAGGGTCAAACCATATCTCGCTTCCTCGAACATATTCAAAGATGGCTGGGTTGAACAGCTCCCACAAATCGATCTCTTCTTGAGTCGCGGCAAGGTCGCCATCTCCGTATTTGATACAGCATTTTCCGCATTGATTACAATCTTTCATTATCGACTTCATAAGTTGGTGAGCTTTTATCATTTTACCACTGATAGGCGTGGCACGTTGACTTTGTTGTTCATGGTTAAGCCGTTACGGGGCGGGAGCTTGGAATTACGGCGCTTAAAGTCAATTTATCTATGTACCACCACTCCAATAAAAGCTGTAAAAAGTGATACAATTTGCGTCTCTCACGTAATTCAAGCAAAGGCATCAAAATGAGAACCGTATACACCACCGAAGGCAACATCAACGCAAAGAAACAGAAAGACGCTTACCCAAAGTTGGCGCTATGTGACAAGTGTGTTGGTGGCTATGTGGTTATCGAGCAAGGTGAACGAACTTACAAGCCTTGTGCTAAATGTGGTGCCGACGATTAATGCGCCTTGATAAATACCTATGTAAAAGCACTGACCTAACCAAGCCTGAAGCGATTGAACGCATCCATAATGGCGAAGTGAACGTAAACAGTGAAACAGTCACCGATGAATCGACTCAGGTTCATGAAAGCAACGCCATCTTGTTGAATGGCACACCGCTTAAGTTGCGTGAATTTCGATACCTTTTGATGCACAAGCCAGCGGGTACTATTTGCTCCAATATCGATGAAGTTTATCCTTCATTGTTCAACTACATCGAGATAGACAAAGCATCAGAACTGCACATCGCAGGCCGCTTAGATGCCGACACCACAGGCTTAGTTTTGATTACCGATGATGGGCGCTGGTCATTCAACATTACGCTGCCAACCAAGTCGTGTAAGAAGGCGTATCGCGTGACATTGTCACGAGATGTCAAAGACGATGTCGCTGACAAGTTCAAAGCGGGCATTCAATTGCAGGGCGAGCAAAAACCGACGCGTCCAGCAGAGCTCGAAGTGATTACCAGTAAAGAAGTGCTGTTGACCATTACAGAAGGTAAGTTTCATCAAGTGAAACGAATGTTTGCTGCAGTAGGGAATCGAGTTGTTGGCCTACACCGTGAACAGATTGGTGACGTTCGTTTGGATGTTGAAGCAGGCCAGTGGCGTTATCTAACTAAAGCCGAAGTCGACTCATTTCAACAAGGCTCTGAATAAGAGCTCTGAATAAGCGCCGTAACCACTTAAAGCGTTAAGGGTGTCAGCACCGGAGTATCAGTACTATAAGGATGTAGGATGGAAAACCTAAAAGTCTCAGAAATTAAGTCTTTCGTACCCGCGAAAGACTTCGATTTATCCAAGCGTTTTTACCAGTCAATCGGCTTCGAAGTGATGTCTGAATTTCACGATATCGCCTATCTGCGTTACGGCGGTTGTGCGTTTCTTCTGCAAAACTTTTATGAACCTGCGCACTGTCACAATTACATGATGCACTTGCTGGTTGAAGACGTAAAAAGTTGGTATCAACACATCCAAAACTCTAATGTAGTGTCGGAATTTGAAGTTAGCATTTCCGAGGTTGTTGAACAGCCTTGGGGAATGCTTGAGTTTTGTATCACTGACCCAAGTGGTGTGTTGTGGCGTGTGGCTGAAAACATTAGGCCGCGTTAATTCATCCAACTTGCATTAAGGCCAGTGAAAACTTCAAATTATCCATCTGTTTCTTTATTTATGCCGACATAAGGCAATGATCAAATAGGTTCAAACATGGATATAAAGGCTAAAATGCACAGCCAAGACGTTTACTACTGTGACGACGTTGATTTGGTTGCTGAGCAAACTCAATGCTTAGAAGTGCTATACGACTTCAACCACACTCGCCCGAGCGAAGGTGATAAACGCCAGCAGATCATGAAGCAGTTGTTCGCCGAAGTCGGTGAGGGCTGCTAC includes:
- a CDS encoding NUDIX hydrolase, which encodes MHKVIDKLAWIFIKDGKLLMVRSKGKELFYLPGGKREAGESDEQALLREIKEEISVDLVPDSIKYIETFTGQADGKAEGVSVQLTCYLADYTGELSPDAEIEELKFIDGNDRAVCSLAALVALDWLEANQYLA
- a CDS encoding YkgJ family cysteine cluster protein translates to MKDCNQCGKCCIKYGDGDLAATQEEIDLWELFNPAIFEYVRGSEIWFDPESGERLSRCPFLELVPTKDTMAQAKYTCSIYLDRPEDCRHYPSRINEMVRDECEMIEVVDLQDTKKAQRKLDLLMKDSRPSSYS
- a CDS encoding GNAT family N-acetyltransferase, with amino-acid sequence MSLTIREVAVEDAQGIIDVLNPIIIEARYTILDQTFTVVEEKGFIESFPKRGVFSVAVNETTNQLLGFQNVEPFATYTKAFDHVGIIGTYVDANSRGQGVAKQLFDYTFKAAKAKGYEKLFAYVRADNERALAVYLKQGFEIVGTAKKHGKIGDQYFDEILIEKFL
- a CDS encoding VOC family protein; the protein is MENLKVSEIKSFVPAKDFDLSKRFYQSIGFEVMSEFHDIAYLRYGGCAFLLQNFYEPAHCHNYMMHLLVEDVKSWYQHIQNSNVVSEFEVSISEVVEQPWGMLEFCITDPSGVLWRVAENIRPR
- a CDS encoding HAD family hydrolase, which produces MTKLIELTEIVLFDWGNTLMVDFPDAQGKMCDWETVQEVSGARALLAELSKTHQVYVATNAGDSSKDDIIRAFERVGLSQYILGYFCKASIGFSKFESGFYPAIISKLGVAPQDITMVGDTLEKDIYPALEAGLQAVWLNTEGVEVKSQHPRIVQVKSLSELLEKRD
- a CDS encoding SpoIIAA family protein, whose protein sequence is MSIERHGISVGIERVSGETIVVFKAKGKLTHDDYQAMMPILKTTLEELDSSKLKMLVDISTLTGWELRAAWDDFKLGLELNSKIDKIAIYGDKSWQEFASKVGSWFVSGEIKSFEDHASALKWLVD
- a CDS encoding pseudouridine synthase, with product MRLDKYLCKSTDLTKPEAIERIHNGEVNVNSETVTDESTQVHESNAILLNGTPLKLREFRYLLMHKPAGTICSNIDEVYPSLFNYIEIDKASELHIAGRLDADTTGLVLITDDGRWSFNITLPTKSCKKAYRVTLSRDVKDDVADKFKAGIQLQGEQKPTRPAELEVITSKEVLLTITEGKFHQVKRMFAAVGNRVVGLHREQIGDVRLDVEAGQWRYLTKAEVDSFQQGSE